Proteins from a genomic interval of Gopherus evgoodei ecotype Sinaloan lineage chromosome 7, rGopEvg1_v1.p, whole genome shotgun sequence:
- the LOC115654234 gene encoding protein B4, whose protein sequence is MDLKPAEVTRVARISRIFHHKARANHPPTLSMVIEALKAQNEKKGTSVIAIKRYILAKYPAVDPIRLKYLLKKALTKGLDHGYLIRPQNSLALGATGRFKLASERSKLKKTSRKMDPAGEKALTSEKNVAQKPKAKVTADKKARSKDAKEEKPEPVSKKPKAKSTNAQPKAPAKLKTPSDARNVVKGDRKPSMKQAPQARAVGTKKATSKGKPASEADGASKAEAAHGDKISTSKAKGAAPGVTGAAKAKVAKGENGPAKAKAAGGTKKTTAKGKPEAKGPAKGKGKKPEAASGYLLSKEKDAREGKASKTGSKLGKKAN, encoded by the exons ATGGACCTCAAGCCAG CTGAAGTAACACGAGTGGCCAGAATATCCAGGATCTTTCACCATAAGGCTAGGGCTAACCACCCGCCAACCCTAAGCATGGTGATTGAAGCTCTGAAGGCCCAAAATGAGAAAAAGGGCACTTCTGTCATAGCCATCAAGCGCTACATCCTTGCCAAGTACCCAGCTGTTGACCCAATAAGGCTAAAATACCTGCTGAAGAAGGCCCTGACTAAAGGTCTTGACCATGGGTACCTGATCAGACCCCAGAACTCTTTGGCATTAGGGGCAACTGGAAGGTTCAAG CTAGCATCAGAAAGGTCCAAGCTTAAAAAAACCTCTAGGAAGATGGATCCAGCTGGAGAAAAGGCTCTTACATCAGAAAAGAATGTGGCACAGAAACCCAAAGCCAAGGTGACTGCTGACAAAAAAGCAAGAAGTAAAG ATGCGAAGGAGGAGAAACCAGAACCTGTGAGCAAGAAACCCAAGGCAAAATCCACTAAT GCCCAGCCCAAAGCTCCTGCTAAGCTGAAGACACCCAGTGATGCTCGAAATGTTGTGAAAGGTGACAGGAAACCAAGTATGAAACAGGCACCTCAAGCCAGGGCGGTTGGGACCAAGAAAGCCACCTCCAAAGGGAAGCCGGCCTCAGAAGCAGATGGTGCCTCCAAAGCAGAGGCAGCGCATGGAGACAAGATCAGCACTTCCAAAGCCAAGGgggcagctcctggagtcacggggGCTGCAAAAGCAAAGGTGGCTAAAGGTGAAAATGGGCCGGCCAAAGCAAAGGCCGCTGGTGGGACAAAGAAAACCACTGCCAAAGGGAAGCCTGAGGCAAAGGGCCCTGCGAAAGGCAAGGGGAAGAAGCCTGAGGCAGCCTCAGGCTATCTGCTCAGCAAAGAGAAGGATGCAAGAGAAGGTAAAGCCTCTAAAACCGGCAGCAAGCTTGGCAAGAAAGCAAACTAG